In Lates calcarifer isolate ASB-BC8 linkage group LG15, TLL_Latcal_v3, whole genome shotgun sequence, one genomic interval encodes:
- the rps9 gene encoding 40S ribosomal protein S9, which produces MPVARSWVCRKTYVTPRRPFEKSRLDQELKLIGEYGLRNKREVWRVKFTLAKIRKAARELLTLDEKDPKRLFEGNALLRRLVRIGVLDEGKMKLDYILGLKVEDFLERRLQTQVFKLGLAKSIHHARVLIRQRHIRVRKQVVNIPSFVVRLDSQKHIDFSLRSPYGGGRPGRVKRKNAKKGQGGAGGADDEEED; this is translated from the exons ATGCCCGTTGCCAGGAGTTGGGTTTGTCGCAAGACATATGTCACCCCCCGCCGTCCCTTCGAGAAGTCCCGTCTCGACCAGGAGTTGAAACTCATCG GCGAGTATGGTCTGAGGAACAAGCGTGAGGTGTGGAGGGTCAAGTTCACCCTGGCCAAGATCCGCAAAGCTGCCAGAGAGCTGCTGACTCTGGATGAGAAGGACCCCAAGCGTCTGTTTGAAG GTAACGCTTTGCTCAGGCGTCTGGTGAGGATCGGTGTGCTGGACGAGGGTAAGATGAAGCTCGATTACATCCTGGGTCTGAAGGTTGAAGATTTCTtggagaggaggctgcagaCGCAGGTCTTCAAGCTTGGACTCGCCAAGAGCATCCACCACGCCCGTGTCCTTATCCGCCAGAGGCACATCCG TGTGCGCAAGCAGGTGGTGAACATCCCCTCCTTTGTGGTTCGACTGGACAGCCAGAAACACATCGACTTCTCCCTGAGGTCTCCATACGGTGGCGGACGCCCGGGCCGCGTCAAGAGAAAGAACGCCAAGAAGGGCCagggtggagctggaggagctgacgACGAGGAGGAGGATTAA
- the mboat7 gene encoding lysophospholipid acyltransferase 7 produces the protein MSPDELVYLGILAASIPAGFLFRYLSPPVKQGAALLLGLSITIATCHIHTLHSLVTVIGTWIIIKSSWRHAPAVSLSWTFLYLLFFRLVTWFGLPPPTPFANAVQLLLTLKMVSLANEVHSFHTEKKKEVSSFGKSPVIGGLSKEPSLYDALSYSYCYVGIMTGPFFRFQTYVDWLMQPTPLALPGLTPCLQRLKLVPVYGALFLAVNSVFPLAYVRTDEFLDQNFFFRFFYMIAVFFVFRMRFYAAWCGAEAGCISAGLGCYPEKALSKPGGGPTVNYSPDPTAEEKYDFRTIQNIDCYNTDFCVKVRHGMRYWNMTVQWWLHHYIYPNAPFRAYTLRAGWTMFISAYWHGLHAGYYLSFLTIPLCIAAESAMEASVRAKLGPRGQNIFDWVHWFLKMRAYDYMCMGFVLLKASDTIYYWMSIYFIMHIIAVCCIVVGRVLKGGKREGRRGDREEKREGEKVENVNDKAREKTD, from the exons ATGTCTCCTGATGAGCTGGTTTACTTGGGAATTCTTGCTGCCTCCATCCCTGCTGGATTCCTCTTCCGTTACCTCA GTCCACCTGTGAAGCAGGGGGCAGCTCTTCTCCTGGGTCTCTCCATCACCATCGCCACCTGTCACATCCACACACTCCACTCTCTGGTGACGGTGATTGGAACATGGATTATTATAAAGAGCAGCTGGCG GCATGCCCCAGCAGTGAGCCTCAGCTGGACCTTTCTCTACCTCCTCTTCTTCCGGCTGGTCACCTGGTTCGGTCTGCCTCCACCGACACCGTTTGCCAACGCCGTCCAGCTACTTCTCACTCTTAAG ATGGTGAGTCTGGCCAACGAGGTGCACAGTTTCCACAcggaaaagaaaaaggaagtgaGCTCTTTTGGCAAGTCTCCTGTCATTGGTGGTCTGTCTAAGGAGCCGTCGCTCTATGATGCTCTGTCCTATAGCTACTGTTATGTCGGTATAATGACCG GCCCTTTCTTTCGCTTCCAAACGTACGTCGACTGGCTGATGCAGCCGACCCCGCTGGCCCTGCCCGGCTTGACACCGTGTCTGCAGCGTTTGAAGCTGGTTCCCGTCTATGGCGCTCTGTTCCTGGCCGTCAACTCTGTCTTCCCTCTGGCTTACGTTCGCACAGACGAGTTCCTGGATCAGAACTTTTTCTTCAG GTTTTTCTACATGATAGCAGTATTTTTCGTGTTCAGGATGCGTTTCTATGCAGCGTGGTGTGGAGCTGAGGCTGGTTGTATCAGTGCAGGTCTGGGCTGCTATCCAGAAAAGGCGCTGTCCAAACCTGGAGGAGGACCCACTGTCAACTACAG TCCTGATCCCACAGCTGAAGAGAAATATGACTTCAGGACCATCCAGAACATTGACTGCTACAACACTGACTTCTGTGTGAAGGTCCGACACGGCATGCGTTACTGGAACATGACCGTGCAGTGGTGGCTGCATCACTATATCTACCCCAACGCCCCCTTCAGAGCCTACACTCTCAG GGCTGGCTGGACTATGTTCATCAGCGCCTACTGGCATGGACTACACGCTGGCTACTACCTCTCCTTCCTCACCATCCCCCTGTGCATCGCAGCCGAGTCTGCCATGGAGGCCTCTGTCCGAGCCAAACTGGGTCCCCGCGGGCAGAACATCTTCGACTGGGTTCACTGGTTCTTGAAGATGAGGGCCTACGACTACATGTGCATGGGCTTTGTGCTGCTGAAGGCTTCCGACACCATCTACTACTGGATGTCCATCTACTTCATCATGCACATCATCGCTGTCTGCTGCATAGTCGTGGGCAGGGTGCTGAAGGGAGGGAAaagggaagggaggagaggggacagggaggagaagagagagggagagaaggtaGAGAATGTGAACGACAAAGccagagaaaaaacagactgA
- the tmc4 gene encoding transmembrane channel-like protein 7: protein MASEPQGQGSGNCFPDEHQSLRFRRVSSRVSNQNYPQFNWNSTPADEDGGGDSGPRRDLKSIPLPMSLKRAVRQVQQMQVPVVSSVESWKRKKSKSLCKLKNATREFLYFFELWSKSLQKIGGNFGGGVQSYFLFLRFLVVLNFVSFSLIAGFVLIPSIIFRSAGSSPVNNTGPEACMEYDPNPQGLVVFYNYFLDLLSGTGFMEYSYLFYGYYNNTMVEDRNFSYNIPLAYLFTAVFYFAFCLICIIARMGTAARVAVATGGSAVGNYSMIVFTGWDYGCLGDRATKLKQKNIHYRLQVDLEEERIKKQAAALTLCQKILLYSLRVFMFFLALGLIIAAFYGISEATNFSQERSDEQGILGLIFEYLPSIVITTGNFVVPLLCDQIALIERYTPSTTIIVALLRAVFLRLVSLGVLLFTLWRQITCKGDTNNKACELCQYNHEVYQCWETRVGQEMYKLTLFDLLINIAVLVLVEFPRRMVVDNWSSKLAQWVGRQEFVVPSNVLGLVYGQTVVWTGALFCPLLPLINAIKFVILFYCKKITLFYNCRPALKTFRSTTSTFFFLVVLLFGWGLATVVMIYSLAEIRPSMGCGPFRFFPTMWSIVPTSFHSLSETTKEFLFFIGSQAFSIPLFALSCVVMCYFIALASVHGKSVALLRAQLKLEGRDKQFLVKQIEELSRQL from the exons ATGGCCAGTGAACCACAGGGACAAGGCTCAG GGAATTGTTTCCCTGATGAGCATCAGTCACTGAGGTTCCGAAGGGTTTCATCTCGAGTGTCCAATCAGAATTACCCTCAGTTCAACTGGAACTCGACCCCTGCAGACGAGGATGGGGGGGGCGACAGTGGACCGCGCCGGGACCTCAAGAGCATCCCTCTCCCCATGTCTCTGAAAAGAGCTGTGAG GCAGGTGCAGCAAATGCAGGTGCCTGTGGTTTCCAGTGTGGAGTCATGGAAAAGGAAGAAGTCCAAATCTCTGTGTAAACTCAAAAACGCCACCAGAGAATTTCTCTACTTTTTCGAACTGTGGAGCAAGTCTTTGCAAAAAATTGGAG GGAACTTTGGAGGTGGTGTCCAGTCTTACTTCCTGTTCCTGCGATTCTTGGTGGTGCTCAattttgtttccttctctctgaTTGCTGGATTTGTCCTCATCCCCAGCATCATCTTCAGATCTGCTGGGTCCAGCCCCGTCAACAACACCG gtcCAGAGGCATGCATGGAGTATGACCCCAATCCTCAAGGCCTGGTGGTGTTCTATAATTATTTCCTTGACTTACTTTCGGGAACG GGTTTTATGGAGTATTCATACCTGTTTTACGGCTACTACAACAACACAATGGTGGAGGACAGGAACTTCTCCTACAACATCCCCCTGGCCTACCTCTTCACTGCTGTTTTCTACTTTGCCTTTTGTCTCATTTGCATCATTGCACG CATGGGGACCGCAGCTCGAGTTGCTGTGGCAACGGGAGGCAGCGCTGTGGGCAACTACAGCATGATAGTGTTCACGGGCTGGGACTACGGTTGCCTGGGAGACCGAGCGACCAAGctaaagcagaaaaacatccaCTACCGGCTGCAG gtggacctggaggaggagaggataaaGAAACAGGCAGCTGCTCTGACTCTGTGtcaaaaaatacttttatacTCTCTacgtgtttttatgtttttccttgCACTCGGGCTCATTATAGCAGCCTTCTACGGCATCTCTGAGGCCACCAACTTCAGCCAG GAAAGAAGTGACGAGCAAGGGATCCTGGGTTTGATTTTTGAGTATCTTCCCTCCATTGTCATCACCACTGGAAACTTTGTGGTGCCTCTGCTGTGTGACCAGATCGCCTTAATAGAGAGATACACCCCCAGCACTACCATCATAGTGGCACTATTAAG GGCAGTGTTCCTGCGTCTGGTGAGTCTGGGCGTTCTCCTCTTCACCCTGTGGCGTCAGATCACCTGTAAGGGGGACACAAACAATAAAGCCTGTGAACTGTGCCAATACAACCATGAGGTCTATCAG TGCTGGGAAACACGAGTGGGACAGGAGATGTACAAGCTGACGCTGTTTGACCTCTTAATCAACATTGCTGTGCTCGTCCTGGTGGAGTTTCCACGCAG GATGGTGGTGGACAACTGGTCCAGTAAGCTGGCTCAGTGGGTGGGTCGGCAGGAGTTTGTGGTTCCTTCCAACGTGCTTGGTCTGGTTTACGGTCAGACTGTGGTTTGGACAGGAGCTCTTTTTTGCCCTCTGCTGCCACTCATCAACGCCATCAAGTTTGTCATCCTCTTCTACTGCAAGAAG ATCACACTCTTCTATAACTGTCGACCAGCACTGAAGACGTTTcgctccaccacctccaccttctTTTTCCTGGTGGTACTCCTGTTTGGCTGGGGCCTGGCCACAGTTGTCATGATTTACAGTCTGGCTGA GATCCGTCCGTCTATGGGTTGCGGTCCTTTCCGTTTCTTCCCCACCATGTGGTCGATTGTCCCAACCTCTTTCCACAGCCTCTCTGAAACTACAAAGGAGTTTCTATTCTTCATCGGCTCCCAGGCGTTCTCCATCCCTCTGTTTGCCTTATCATG tgtGGTGATGTGCTATTTCATAGCCTTAGCCTCAGTCCATGGGAAAAGTGTTGCTCTGCTAAGAGCGCAGCTAAAACTG GAGGGCCGTGACAAGCAGTTCTTGGTGAAGCAGATTGAGGAGCTGAGTCGACAGCTTTAG
- the leng1 gene encoding leukocyte receptor cluster member 1 — protein sequence MNILPKKSWHVRNKDNVARVRRDEAQAAEEEREAKRRVDRAEQEARTEYLRRKARAALQSAGGKRDDDDDERSGGSGALEHLNLFPLEESSEKKGNEEYLKEKKEEKEKQERAIGLLVSLGPQPGSEVTPWYLKSSQEKEERKEKEKRKGISEEEREKKDRRLKDSLDPLKDMKKALGVKDRKEHKSKKKEKRDNGEKRSSGESSIERLRAERLQREAEERRRAQALLDQRSGKGKEPWREINERERPYNSAFFPELARKRQRRDRDSWREEILKS from the exons ATGAACATCCTCCCCAAGAAGAGCTGGCACGTTCGCAACAAGGACAACGTTGCGCGCGTGCGGAGGGACGAGGCACAGGCAGCTGAGGAGGAGCGCGAGGCCAAGCGGCGCGTGGACCGTGCCGAGCAAGAG GCACGTACAGAGTATCTAAGACGGAAAGCCCGAGCTGCTCTCCAGTcagcaggaggaaagagagatgatgacgatgatgaacGAAGTGGAGGAAGTGGAGCTCTGGAGCATCTCAATCTTTTTCCTCTGGAGGAGTCctcagagaagaaggggaaTGAAGAGTAtctcaaagaaaagaaagaggaaaag gagaAGCAGGAGCGTGCCATCGGCTTGCTGGTCTCTCTTGGACCTCAGCCTGGGTCTGAGGTCACTCCATGGTACCTAAAAAGCAGtcaagaaaaagaggaaaggaaagagaaagaaaagaggaagggaataagtgaagaggagagagaaaagaaggatcGTAGACTGAAGGACAGTTTGGACCCGTTGAAGGACATGAAGAAAGCTTTGGGTGTAAAAGACAGGAAGGAACACAAGAgcaagaagaaggagaagagagataATGGGGAAAAGAGGAGCAGTGGAGAGAG CTCCATAGAGAGATTACGTGCCGAGCGTttacagagagaggctgaggagaggaggcgagCTCAGGCCCTGCTCGACCAGAGGAGCGGCAAAGGGAAGGAGCCGTGGAGGGAGATTAACGAGAGGGAGAGGCCGTACAACAGCGCCTTCTTCCCAGAACTTGCCCGAAAGCGGCAGAGACGGGATCGAGACAGCTGGAGGGAGGAAATATTAAAATCGTGA